Proteins co-encoded in one Theileria equi strain WA chromosome 3, complete sequence genomic window:
- a CDS encoding ferredoxin, putative (encoded by transcript BEWA_000920A) — MNSLRKILTLAVILAGKFVSTLSQRQGQNFGFIVLHYRNGRIGDEWSHRGKALNRLFYSVKLVLPDGIFENSREKVIESGPDEYILEAAENQGLDLPYSCRGGSCSTCAATLVEGEIDNDEQSYLTDEQQKKGYCLLCTAYAKSDCTIHTHKEDRLHKEEESTKEGEHTSS; from the exons ATGAACTCTttgaggaaaattctcaCCTTGGCGGTCATTTTGGCAGGAAAATTCGTCTCTACACTATCGCAACGCCAAGGCCAAAATTTTGGTTTTATTGTTCTCCATTATAGGAACGGAAGAATAGGAGACGAATGGTCGCATAGAGGGAAAGCTTTGAATCGGCTGTTTTACTCGGTCAAACTCGTGCTTCCAGATGGTATCTTTGAGAATTCAC GAGAAAAGGTGATTGAGAGCGGACCGGACGAGTACATTCTAGAAGCTGCCGAAAATCAAGGTCTAGATCTTCCATACAGCTGCAGAGGAGGCAGCTGCTCTACATGTGCAG CAACTCTTGTCGAGGGAGAAATAGATAATGACGAACAAAGCTACCTTACTGACGAACAGCAGAAAAAGGGTTATTGTTTGCTTTGTACAGCATATGCTAAAAGTGATTGTACAATTCACACTCATAAGGAGGACCGATTAcacaaagaagaagaatctacaaAAGAGGGGGAACATACTTCGTcttga
- a CDS encoding hypothetical protein (encoded by transcript BEWA_000990A) has product MPPVFFKPPLPVNHKAPKGRIVPLTKPDIRLGKCLVTLTPRRIKAEALEKVRLALRRVLKKRCERIVDVHATYPVTKKPDGVKMGQGKGKIDHYVARVPADIKHKCQPRNKKRGKGIDTKEPVPSMICGILSLTYDNHDLTDANDGSINLAKKHNIKELSTYYHKTYDSNNDIIRKPLILKIQDEGGENHWYSNADADKNEQDENEWYKGKPNTRWKLIQSEDDFPTHYPWKGGSKFTKKLNDLTCELHNLHYVDISRDEKLATYHSCSVCSNYSVTVTKENSNVEGYTKYKHEYTTNANSIKYGNTLLKLKDEGVEDEEIPLDSDKIRQLFVHYWEKDTEHTKPLFMEVYVKGFDTTVPVSNNGEKGNSKWTMIEEAGPVSAEMLHQQRCVVYKPVDINISEQAGYPNSYCKIKHGKCLNDRCNGRINVEPYNKYKIPDEYSAYRHIHNTRELLTITGFKNGDRLDEKKPPIWDVKEVIVFFPKCEKNLSDNTTETPLLIYVSSNNEDGATHKWYSRTKGDKGGIEWKVENGLGTNPPDKAFEDGNLLVTTLNRIRGDLELKCPEDIKRELEEQEKAIKEKEAEEKRNKEIAALKAKECTIGELFKALGDDIAPVLGTSVVASVAGLYGTTVALELVKDLIPTSVAQLGSGKDSRDSGHQEYKQLQSRADSDENGGGVPGPEDQEAPPPLPTSTEAKAEDSTAFEVIPDAPSATYSRMVFEEHGNTMKHTMYGNFVKEYHNTMKDIRGYGSDVETYEAAPEVTVPIDVSVLPEAHQAEEAASGKPGSTDIHAEGGEDTRAEKLAGQDAGDYQTEVTQETKSEDTPQSNVSSEPAPPAEAQPFTGASAAKFGGAGEAHISAHKALDLSPPVTLPLSPPNSNQDIIETTISVTTGVLGTSALACFAGWKLYNRYKGDPLVRNLLLRSTTIDKMLIRIMYMDHKIPSKHEYIGYPIIRLPQLSPFLPGERPIFIALERVVANLPISCSFRSQNNHFKVDDPKKAAKDKLERDLEKKRELLRERFSMNIRA; this is encoded by the exons ATGCCACCAGTATTCTTCAAACCCCCTCTACCGGTTAATCACAAGGCTCCCAAGGGTAGGATTGTGCCCTTGACTAAACCGGATATCAGACTTGGGAAATGCCTGGTCACACTGACGCCCAGACGTATAAAGGCTGAGGCTCTGGAAAAGGTACGTTTGGCGCTTAGAAGAGTACTCAAGAAGAGGTGCGAAAGGATTGTAGATGTACATGCTACATACCCCGTCACCAAGAAGCCAGACGGTGTTAAAATGGGTCAAGGAAAAGGTAAAATTGATCATTACGTAGCACGAGTTCCAGCAG ATATCAAGCACAAATGCCAACCTAGGAATAAGAAAAGAGGGAAGGGTATAGATACAAAGGAACCTGTGCCAAGCATGATTTGCGG AATCCTTAGCCTAACATACGATAACCATGATCTCACTGATGCAAACGATGGGTCCATCAACCTTGCAAAAAAACACAATATAAAAGAGCTATCTACATACTATCACAAAACATACGACAGTAATAATGACATCATAAGGAAACCTCTTATACTTAAAATCCAAGATGAAGGCGGTGAGAATCACTGGTATTCCAATGCGGATGCAGATAAAaatgaacaagatgaaaatgaatgGTATAAAGGAAAACCAAATACTAGATGGAAACTGATCCAAAGTGAAGATGACTTTCCTACTCATTACCCATGGAAAGGTGGAAGTAAGTTTACTAAGAAGCTAAATGATCTCACGTGCGAACTCCACAATCTTCACTACGTTGATATTTCCAGGGATGAGAAACTTGCTACTTACCACTCTTGTTCTGTCTGTAGCAATTACAGCGTTACAGTTACTAAAGAGAACAGTAATGTTGAAGGATATACCAAGTACAAACATGAATATACTACTAACGCAAACTCCATTAAGTATGGAAATACTCTTCTTAAGTTGAAAGATGAAGGGGTTgaggatgaggaaattCCACTTGATAGTGACAAAATTCGTCAACTATTCGTCCATTACTGGGAAAAGGACACAGAACATACAAAACCTCTATTCATGGAGGTATATGTTAAAGGTTTTGATACTACAGTTCCTGTTAGTAATAACGGCGAAAAAGGTAATAGTAAGTGGACTATGATAGAGGAAGCAGGACCTGTATCTGCAGAGATGCTCCATCAACAAAGATGCGTAGTATACAAACCTGTAGATATAAACATCTCTGAGCAAGCAGGCTATCCTAACTCatattgtaaaataaaGCACGGAAAATGCCTAAACGATAGGTGTAATGGCCGCATAAATGTGGAACCGTACAATAAGTATAAGATACCGGATGAGTATTCTGCTTACCGACATATTCACAATACTAGAGAGCTGTTAACCATCACTGGtttcaaaaatggagatagGCTGGACGAGAAAAAACCTCCAATATGGGATGTTAAAGAGGTAATCGTTTTCTTTCCCAAGTGTGAGAAAAATCTTAGTGATAATACTACCGAAACTCCTCTTCTGATCTATGTTAGCAGTAATAATGAGGATGGAGCGACTCATAAGTGGTACAGTAGGACTAAGGGGGATAAGGGTGGTATTGAGTGGAAAGTGGAGAATGGACTAGGAACTAATCCCCCGGATAAAGCTTTTGAGGATGGTAATCTTCTTGTAACAACTCTGAATAGGATTAGGGGTGATCTTGAACTTAAGTGTCCAGAAGATATCAAAAGAGAGCTGGAGGAGCAAGAGAAAGCAATAAAGGAAAAAGAAGCAGAGGAAAAACGAAATAAAGAAATAGCTGCACTCAAAGCTAAAGAATGCACTATTGGAGAGCTATTTAAAGCTCTTGGGGATGATATAGCTCCTGTACTAGGTACATCTGTTGTAGCTAGTGTAGCTGGACTGTATGGTACAACCGTAGCTCTTGAACTGGTTAAGGATCTTATTCCTACTTCTGTGGCTCAACTTGGATCTGGTAAAGATAGTAGAGATTCTGGACATCAAGAGTATAAACAACTACAATCACGAGCAGATTCCGATGAAAATGGTGGTGGAGTACCAGGGCCAGAAGACCAAGAAGCTCCTCCACCACTTCCAACATCTACTGAAGCTAAAGCTGAAGACTCTACTGCTTTTGAAGTTATTCCTGATGCTCCCTCAGCAACTTATTCGAGGATGGTATTTGAGGAACATGGTAACACTATGAAACACACTATGTATGGAAATTTCGTTAAGGAATATCACAACACTATGAAAGACATACGTGGATATGGCTCTGATGTTGAAACATATGAGGCTGCTCCTGAAGTTACAGTTCCTATCGACGTATCTGTACTTCCTGAAGCTCATCAAGCTGAAGAAGCTGCTTCTGGTAAACCTGGATCTACTGATATTCACGCTGAAGGTGGTGAAGATACTCGTGCTGAAAAACTTGCTGGTCAAGATGCTGGTGATTATCAGACTGAAGTTACTCAAGAAACTAAATCTGAGGATACTCCTCAATCTAATGTCTCATCTGAACCTGCTCCACCTGCTGAGGCTCAACCTTTTACTGGTGCTAGTGCTGCTAAATTTGGTGGAGCAGGTGAAGCTCATATTTCTGCTCATAAAGCCTTAGACCTTTCTCCTCCTGTAACTCTTCCGCTCTCTCCTCCAAACTCTAATCAAGATATTATTGAGACTACCATCTCCGTAACTACGGGGGTTCTCggtacttctgccttggcttgtttcGCgggatggaaactttataatcgctataaaggagaccctttGGTACGTAACTTGCTGTTAAGAAGTACTACAATTGATAAAATGTTAATCAGGATAATGTATATGGACCATAAAATCCCTAG TAAACACGAATATATAGGATATCCGATAATCAGATTGCCACAGTTGAGTCCATTTCTACCGGGAGAACGACCAATTTTTATCGCACTAGAGAGAGTTGTTGCAAATCTACCAATTTCTTGCAGTTTTAGATCACAAAATAATCACTTTAAAGTGGATGATCCAAAAAAGGCTGCCAAAGATAAACTAGAAAGggatttggaaaagaagagagaGTTGTTAAGGGAAAGATTTTCCATGAATATACGAGCGTAA
- a CDS encoding hypothetical protein (encoded by transcript BEWA_000960A), whose amino-acid sequence MDDRWFDTIVTYRINGKLYRNKDAGRPWTLYSFTRARADDKDEASSDDENSSAAKGADDPGPSGPQGPGQGGERGKYDREGDQERSVVGDADDSAKSDEQAPAQ is encoded by the exons ATGGATGATAGATGGTTTGATACTATTGTAACCTATCGGATTAACGGGAAATTGTATCGAAATAAGGATGCAGGACGACCATGGACGCTTTACAGCTTCACGAGAG CACGTGCTGATGACAAGGATGAAGCATCtagtgatgatgaaaactCATCTGCAGCAAAAGGTGCTGATGATCCTGGTCCTTCTGGACCTCAGGGACCTGGTCAAGGTGGTGAAAGAGGAAAGTATGATAGAGAAGGAGATCAAGAAAGATCTGTTGTTGGTGATGCTGATGATAGTGCTAAATCTGATGAACAAGCTCCCGCTCAATAA
- a CDS encoding signal peptide-containing protein (encoded by transcript BEWA_000910A) → MRFTGIFCLLLAFKPADGGWSDNDESGEPVKEANCSSISASNTQKVSAEVSHDLNSARIRYNKSVDVLDDIRRLFNCEVFRAHIGLKNARVALQSATNTLENYKHYLRLAYKRSLELSDRSTSTIKEPMGETPSSNTRVPISEDIEDEFPSAKTQEEIISGALERVMFILKTLDEISELPKLEKKGEPKHKGKLKSLPGLFATSIFEPVEDNANTQKIRQDVGDYRDYISSTDEPDMPLPIISRGSPWNSPSKKRLEAKT, encoded by the coding sequence ATGAGATTTACGGGGATATTTTGTCTACTTTTAGCTTTTAAACCTGCAGATGGCGGATGGTCTGATAATGATGAGTCCGGAGAGCCTGTTAAGGAGGCGAATTGTTCCTCAATATCTGCTAGTAATACCCAAAAAGTTTCTGCTGAAGTTAGCCATGATTTAAATAGCGCTAGAATAAGATACAACAAAAGTGTCGATGTGTTAGATGATATCCGTAGACTCTTTAATTGTGAAGTTTTCAGGGCACACATAGGTCTAAAGAATGCTCGAGTAGCTTTACAATCTGCAACAAACACTCTTGAAAACTATAAACACTATCTTCGTCTGGCTTACAAGAGGAGCCTTGAGCTATCTGATAGATCGACTTCCACTATAAAAGAACCCATGGGAGAAACTCCATCTTCCAATACAAGAGTACCAATATCAGAGGACATAGAAGATGAATTCCCATCGGCAAAGACTCAAGAGGAGATAATTTCAGGGGCTTTAGAGCGTGTAATGTTTATCCTAAAGACTCTTGATGAAATATCTGAGTTACCAAAGCTAGAAAAGAAGGGGGAACCCAAACACAAGGGTAAACTAAAGAGTCTTCCTGGTCTTTTTGCGACTTCCATATTCGAACCAGTCGAGGATAATGCAAATACTCAAAAAATACGTCAAGATGTTGGAGACTACAGAGATTATATATCTTCTACAGATGAGCCTGATATGCCACTTCCAATCATTTCCAGGGGTTCACCATGGAATTCTCCATCAAAAAAGAGGCTTGAGGCGAAGACATGA
- a CDS encoding hypothetical protein (encoded by transcript BEWA_000940A), giving the protein MNEYIIEGISILSTQTHDLKTRKSILNFFKHQGTVLQYVDMLNKHLGEYVTDFETWHELGEVYLQQHRYEYAIYCFEECLFNKLKRLYNIITIAEIHSSINDIFMSAKYFSLALSFDQDNVRALWGLAYVYKDHFKDVYREHVRLDAREGSEIFMTTFEGPEFDPDYVIYKLYPSVIKKLLKIYSGIDNVSSRVSVRVLEGFLESAKV; this is encoded by the exons ATGAATGAGTACATTATCGAGGGTATATCAATATTAAGCACGCAAACTCATGATTTAAAAACAAGAAAGTCCATATTGAACTTTTTCAAGCATCAAGGGACAGTATTGCAATATGTTGATATGCTGAATAAACACCTTGGTGAATACGTCACCGACTTTGAAACTTGGCATGAGCTAGGGGAAGTTTATTTGCAACAACACAG GTACGAATACGCCATTTACTGCTTTGAGGAGTGTCTTTTTAACAAGCTAAAGAGACTATACAATATCATAACTATTGCAGAG ATTCATTCGTCGATTAATGATATTTTCATGTCCGCAAAGTACTTTTCTCTTGCACTATCCTTCGATCAGGATAATGTAAGAGCACTTTGGGGTTTGGCTTACGTTTATAAAGACCATTTTAAGGACGTTTACAGAGAACACGTGCGTTTGGATGCTAGGGAAGGGTCAGAGATATTTATGACCACTTTTGAGGGACCAGAGTTCGACCCTGACTAtgtaatatacaaattGTACCCTTCTGTTATTAAAAAGTTGTTAAAAATTTACTCTGGGATCGACAATGTTTCGTCTAGAGTTTCTGTAAGGGTACTTGAGGGATTCCTGGAAAGTGCCAAGGTTTAA
- a CDS encoding hypothetical protein (encoded by transcript BEWA_000930A): MRVSPALYIALLLGFCHCRDDSRYVGDKRADGESIPVELFDEIYKRQSGVKYGHSFPLNGAFSLDLSSPDGNLVTIYEEDIRKIKYKGYYVKSSFRVEYIVNNKIPVWTTYEGERCLYAESFSKGQATILSVCTYLYGKVDYKYYEYIGGAWKEITEKEFSGQLKLGEIGHLEIEYPKPKTSTAVFFPSKANDSDMPQPITPLDQPQLLTRPLPHTLLFGKSGHASSKTVSVLSHADTINLANPDDSVCTSFVTNIGGVKSRIFIMEHTTSIKTVKHTQEIVWKGKEGERCVFCITLMNNDEPEMAIVKAQDQDGLFYTNYLKYKKNNDLFHHFAFLSTVPGFCYFRFFSEKKGWHHAPMSGRNIGKLSESSLTPAKVSLDISSFKGTFTFKVTSFDYNGISNRLFMPNKGYGFGNIMDGCEEIWKYGGSELCFICEIYSRDDLTVLRILIKDDDTFSFPCFEKVGRAWKYILMEEFYSKLGDVTHYQPSTIISPLSHSPQSILDISTANNTSCKSFYYYQNYIHKRMIVPNKGVTITKLVDGKNDIWTADEWNKFGYIQVYLKDGKPLLVLLATDSSKGLSERYFVYKNDKWEPFSGDWMSLPPLDVDSQIFGHFTIDLASRESTNECSIFEAEILGVTTRYYFPKPGYIAISIQNGAKQIWKARNYPFKHCLSFGSRLKGFDVDCISCITYKKGDTHMLSICLRVDNSPQYFYHVKVGEDWRFITESQFDEKLAEMRTST, encoded by the coding sequence ATGAGAGTTTCTCCTGCACTTTACATTGCTCTGTTACTAGGTTTCTGCCATTGCAGGGATGATAGCAGATATGTAGGGGATAAAAGAGCAGATGGAGAAAGTATACCAGTTGAACTCTTTGATGAGATTTATAAGAGACAATCTGGAGTTAAATATGGACACTCTTTTCCATTGAACGGTGCATTTTCTCTCGATTTATCCAGTCCAGATGGTAACCTAGTGACGAtatatgaagaagatatcAGAAAAATCAAGTACAAGGGATATTATGTGAAGAGCAGTTTCAGAGTTGAGTATATTGTGAACAATAAAATTCCTGTATGGACTACCTATGAAGGTGAGAGATGCCTATACGCAGAATCTTTCAGTAAGGGTCAGGCTACAATCCTTAGTGTTTGCACATATCTCTATGGGAAGGTAGATTATAAGTACTATGAATACATTGGAGGAGCATGGAAAGAGATTACAGAAAAAGAGTTTTCCGGCCAGTTGAAGCTGGGAGAAATTGGACATTTAGAAATAGAGTATCCAAAACCTAAAACTTCTACCGCAGTTTTTTTCCCAAGTAAAGCGAATGATTCTGATATGCCTCAACCAATTACACCTTTAGATCAGCCACAACTTCTCACAAGGCCTCTACCTCATACTCTATTATTTGGCAAATCAGGACACGCATCTTCTAAAACTGTGTCGGTCCTTTCACATGCAGATACTATAAATTTAGCAAACCCTGATGATTCCGTTTGCACTTCATTTGTAACAAATATTGGAGGGGTTAAATCTCGGATATTCATCATGGAACACACTACTTCTATTAAAACTGTGAAACATACCCAGGAAATTGTATGGAAAGGCAAAGAAGGTGAGCGGTGCGTGTTTTGCATAACATTAATGAATAATGATGAACCGGAAATGGCAATTGTCAAGGCACAGGATCAGGATGGTTTGTTCTATACGAATTACCTAAAGTATAAGAAAAATAATGACctatttcatcattttgcatttttgagTACTGTGCCTGGATTTTGCTATTTTCGTTTTTTCTCCGAAAAGAAGGGTTGGCATCATGCACCTATGAGTGGTCGAAATATCGGCAAGCTGAGTGAAAGCAGTTTAACACCAGCAAAGGTCTCCTTAGACATTTCATCCTTCAAAGGAACTTTTACTTTCAAAGTGACAAGTTTTGACTACAATGGTATCTCTAATCGCTTATTTATGCCTAACAAAGGTTATGGATTCGGCAATATTATGGACGGTTGTGAAGAGATTTGGAAGTACGGAGGAAGTGAATTATGTTTTATATGTGAAATATATTCCAGAGATGATTTAACGGTATTAAGAATACTTATAAAGGATGATGACACCTTTTCATTCCCCTGCTTTGAGAAAGTAGGTAGAGCATGGAAGTATATTCTCATGGAAGAGTTTTATAGCAAATTAGGAGATGTAACGCATTATCAACCATCCACTATCATTTCCCCTCTTTCTCATTCTCCCCAATCAATTCTCGATATTTCTACCGCAAATAATACGTCTTGCAAGTCGTTCTACTATTATCAAAACTATATTCACAAGAGAATGATTGTCCCAAACAAGGGGGTTACAATCACAAAACTAGTGGACGGAAAGAATGATATTTGGACTGCTGATGAATGGAACAAGTTCGGATACATCCAGGTTTACTTAAAGGACGGAAAACCACTACTTGTTCTTTTAGCTACAGATAGTTCAAAGGGATTAAGTGAGAGATACTTTgtatataaaaatgataaatggGAACCATTTTCGGGTGATTGGATGAGCTTGCCACCACTTGACGTGGATTCACAGATATTTGGCCACTTTACTATTGATTTAGCATCTCGTGAGAGTACTAATGAATGTAGCATCTTTGAAGCTGAGATACTTGGAGTTACAACAAGATATTATTTTCCAAAACCGGGATACATTGCCATTTCAATTCAGAACGGTGCAAAACAAATATGGAAGGCCAGAAATTACCCTTTCAAACACTGTCTTTCATTTGGGAGTCGCCTTAAGGGATTTGACGTTGATTGTATTTCATGTATCACATATAAGAAGGGGGATACACATATGCTCTCTATCTGTCTTAGGGTAGACAATAGCCCTCAATACTTTTACCATGTTAAGGTAGGCGAGGATTGGAGGTTTATCACCGAAAGTCAGTTTGATGAGAAACTTGCCGAGATGAGAACATCAACATAG
- a CDS encoding hypothetical protein (encoded by transcript BEWA_001000A), with the protein MKRGVGYSRVLNRNRDRDRIEKVSGRILEEKLDSLANVCNDLQESLKTFIKKHKKNINQDPEFRLKFLEMCSLLDVDPLCSNNGYWSKILGLSSFYTELLMKILEISINTRFVNGGLCRINTILSILSVKYNINTQDIKRAVEMSKIFGESSARILSIGGETFVVTSSINMNTDHIKVLDFASKVKRGISIQDVSSELNWTRERSFTILNFFIQQQVAWIDLNMQNEVDSCIILSNANTLYWFPSFLEI; encoded by the coding sequence atgaaaagaggAGTTGGCTATTCTAGGGTTCTCAACAGAAATCGTGATAGGGATCGAATTGAAAAGGTTTCTGGAAGAATTCTGGAAGAGAAGCTAGATTCATTGGCAAATGTTTGCAATGATTTGCAAGAATCCTTAAAAACTTTCATAAAGAAACACAAGAAAAACATTAACCAAGACCCAGAGTTTAGGCTCaagtttttggaaatgtgtagCCTTCTGGATGTAGATCCTCTGTGTAGTAATAATGGTTATTGGAGTAAAATATTAGGACTTTCATCCTTCTATACAGAGCTTCTGATGAAGATCTTGGAGATTTCCATCAACACAAGATTTGTAAATGGAGGGTTATGTAGAATCAACACTATTCTCTCTATTCTTTCTGTAAAATACAATATAAATACACAAGATATAAAGCGTGCAGttgaaatgtcaaaaatatttggagAGTCTTCTGCGAGAATTCTCTCTATAGGTGGCGAGACATTTGTCGTTACTTCATCCATTAACATGAACACAGACCATATAAAGGTACTAGATTTTGCTTCAAAAGTGAAAAGGGGAATTTCAATTCAAGATGTATCCAGTGAACTAAATTGGACCAGAGAAAGATCGTTTACTATTTTaaatttcttcatccaaCAACAAGTAGCGTGGATCGATTTAAACATGCAGAACGAGGTGGATAGTTGTATTATCTTATCCAATGCAAACACGTTGTACTGGTTTCCCAgttttttggaaatttga
- a CDS encoding phosphatidate cytidylyltransferase, putative (encoded by transcript BEWA_000950A), with translation MLVATNLTRLLGSLLRPLGKFLSGDFLVRLAYTFLLCLVFIFVVALGHMYCAIGVLGLITIAYYELNALHDRLFTFAQMSDDEALGSDFNPSASPEHRSTRAVLREAVEFRLDNGNLVIEKGNCANSFSRVSTVYESTPRSVTKEIPNVHMDNFGDVCYKREHSSNGSEYLQDKYDEVRDGNFHRVSAQTHEKSFNVYEKDVHAPHKVGRVKGKTIYFFSKTHDVLSFISLETYFLIVTFLGICVPWVIPRMIDTNQFIRSLCKLSLKYHYLATFIFALMGIIKFILSIEKGKYKQHFLKLAFIIISLLYVVSQPLMIISNIYFGMIWLMLPHCLIVLNDCFAYLFGRILGKKPLIVISPNKTVEGFLYSSFFTIIVAMLVTPYILKIKPLLCSANKFTFVPFMYLRTGCRVPYAYGTFTFPTIRGYTLTVDKMYIHVFILSLFASLFAPFGGFLASGFKRALKIKDFSDFIPGHGGILDRFDCHILMGSFTYLYLKTFVRKTYPNVEDVFKMVIKLQRSDQVAVLDKINELLET, from the coding sequence ATGCTAGTTGCTACAAACTTGACTAGGCTCCTTGGGAGTCTTCTGAGACCCCTTGGAAAGTTTTTATCTGGCGACTTTCTGGTACGCCTGGCGTATACTTTTCTGCTATGCTTAgtatttatatttgttGTAGCCCTAGGACACATGTACTGTGCAATCGGAGTACTCGGACTCATAACAATCGCCTACTACGAACTAAATGCTCTCCACGATCGGCTCTTTACCTTCGCCCAAATGTCGGATGATGAAGCCCTGGGGAGTGACTTTAATCCCTCGGCCAGCCCGGAACACAGAAGCACCCGTGCAGTGCTTAGGGAGGCTGTAGAGTTCCGTCTTGACAATGGAAACCTAGTCATAGAAAAGGGAAATTGTGCGAATTCCTTCTCTAGAGTGTCTACGGTCTACGAGAGCACCCCTAGAAGCGTCACAAAAGAGATTCCAAACGTACACATGGACAATTTTGGAGATGTCTGCTACAAGAGAGAACACAGTTCAAATGGCTCTGAATATCTACAAGACAAGTATGATGAAGTTAGAGATGGGAATTTCCACAGAGTAAGTGCTCAGACACACGAAAAGAGTTTTAACGtttatgaaaaggatgtCCATGCACCTCACAAGGTGGGCAGGGTAAAAGGGAAGACCATTTACTTCTTCTCAAAGACGCATGATGTGCTATCCTTCATATCTTTGGAGACTTATTTTTTAATTGTAACCTTCCTGGGAATATGTGTACCGTGGGTAATACCCAGGATGATCGACACAAACCAGTTTATTCGTAGTTTATGTAAATTATCGCTAAAGTATCACTACTTGGCCACCTTTATATTTGCGCTCATGGGAATTATAAAGTTTATTCTATCAATTGAAAAGGGAAAGTATAAACAACATTTCTTGAAGCTCGCATTTATTATCATATCTCTTCTTTATGTAGTCTCCCAACCCCTAATGATCATATCGAAcatatattttggaatGATTTGGCTTATGCTTCCGCATTGTCTCATTGTATTAAACGATTGTTTTGCTTACCTATTTGGAAGGATATTGGGGAAAAAACCACTCATTGTAATATCTCCAAATAAAACCGTGGAGGGATttctttattcttctttcttcACCATCATAGTTGCTATGCTGGTAACCCcttacattttaaaaatcaAGCCCCTATTGTGCAGTGCAAACAAGTTCACATTCGTCCCATTCATGTATCTACGCACAGGATGTAGAGTCCCTTATGCTTATGGAACTTTCACTTTCCCGACTATTAGAGGATACACACTCACTGTGGATAAAATGTACATTCACGTTTTCATATTGAGTCTGTTTGCCTCCTTGTTTGCGCCATTCGGGGGGTTCCTCGCTTCAGGCTTTAAAAGGGCATTAAAGATCAAGGACTTTAGCGATTTCATACCTGGACATGGAGGAATTCTTGATAGATTTGACTGTCACATTCTCATGGGATCATTCACATATCTTTATCTCAAGACATTTGTTAGAAAGACCTACCCAAACGTTGAAGATGTTTTCAAaatggtaataaaacttCAAAGATCCGATCAAGTAGCAGTTTTGGACAAGATTAATGAACTTTTAGAAACATAA